The genomic stretch AGCGCGAGATTAACGAGAAGCGACAGGAGCTCCTCGCCCGCGAGAGCCAGCTGAAGGAGATCGAGGCCCGCATGAACAGGGAACAAAGCGGTCAACTGCAAGACCATGACGCGGACGAGGCCTGAGCGACAGCAACCAACTTCTAGCATCCATGATTCAGCCATTGCCTGGCCTTGGGCAATCGTGGGTAGCGCGCTTGGACGGGAGACGATGGTTCCGCCAAAAGGTGTACTGATCATCACATCTGCGGGCGTTGGTAATGGGTGGCCTGTACATTGCCGACATTGAAGGACATTGTCGGATGTAGGGCTTCTTCTCTTCTTACTCTGGGGGCCTTTCATATTTTAACGGACAGTGATAGCTTTTGGATCAGGTCCGTGGCTACGCCGTCTCAACATGACACTGCTTCTCGTATGTTTTCTTAGCCTTTCGATATCTATTCCCCCGCCTTTTGGTCCTTCATGTAGGAAGTAGTAATTCACATTCTAATATCGCCCTGGTGGTCATGCCGCTTTCCGTGTTGTATGCCTGCCCTGGTGCTTGCCATGATCAGCGGGCGTGTAAACCTTGTTGATCGCTTCACTGTGTCTGCTATCTACTTTACACTTGCTGCCCAACTCATGCACTTTGCAGCCTCCCCACAGTTATGCCTAGAGCCTTTCCATAACATGATGCTGGTGTCATGGTGGTGTCCTTGATACGCCTCCAAGCCATCACATGCTTTCCCTTGACGCTCAACGCCCCGCCTGCACAGGCTTTCTTTTCCCGTCTCTAGACACGTCAACGACTCTGCAAAGGCCCCATTTAGCAGAAACAGTATTAGCGGCCCAGCAACTCCTCTCGCAAGCCTAACCTCGGTCACGATTGTTTCGCCAACCGCGCCATCGGCGGCTTCTTCATGTCCACGGCAACAGTGTGGAAGCTGTGATCAAACTTCAGGCCGGATCGTAACTGCAACTTGGGCAACGTCACCACGCAGGAAGCATGCAGTGTCCGCCGAGAGCATATCGACTGTCCCATGGATATTGCGTATCGAAGCGTCGGTCCGCAAAGGTGCCTGTTTCTCCAGATCGTGGCCGGTCGGAGCGAGGTCCAGCTTCCGGCATGTGGCCCATGACCATGTTCTGATCCCGACTGCACTGACAAGCCCTCCGAATCCTCAACTGAAATCCTTCTGCATCTGTTTGACAGAAGCAGCGGCGGAGACGGTTCCCGGCTTCGCTACGGAGAGGACCAATATCGGCTTCCGCGGGGTTCCCACGCATTTGATCATACCGGGTTGACAAGTGTCAACTGCCCACGTAGTCATACACAAGGCCTGTCGTCCTCGTAGTCCCCACCGCGATTGCCGGTACGTTTGGACGGAAAGTAGCGATGACACCCGCTACTGCAGTCAGCTCCAGGGTGCCTGCCCCATATCCTCCTCAGCTACGGCGAGCTTCCCGCATCGGTGGAGTTATGCTTGCCACAAAACGGTACGCGCATCTTGCGCTCTTCTGTTCGCTGTGTATCGAGTCTCCGGTGAGTTTTGGGCCGCACTGGCGCGGCTTCCGTTATGGAGATGTACTTGGTCTTGCATTCCACACTAGGGAAACCGCGCATTCGTAGTGGCAGCTGGGGTCCAATACCACGCTTTGCTCCGGAGTTGGTTGTATGTACTTGTTACGACCATTGCTGAACGGTGAGAAATGGCTGTGGCTTTTCAAGATGTCGGCAATTTTCAGGGCGCTAGGACGTCAGTGGAGGTAGTTGTGCATGGCAAAGCGGTGAAGGCTACCAAAAACTGGGGTGATGGGCCCTCGCTTCAACAAGACACCAGTAAGCACTCGTTTCATGATAACATTTGACAAGAATCCACATCGGAGGGGGCATCAAGAGCGGCCACTGGGGTATATCCGGATCCGCAGCTGCAAGCTATTAACATCACCCACATGCTGCTAGCTCCTTGGGTAGTTGGTCTTGATGTGCACAATACCTAACCCGACGGGGCGCAGAAAAGGCTGGCCGAGACCGTGGAGATAGGCCGGGACGACATGTCTCGACCACGCACTCAGAGAAGCCGATGTGTTCCAGAAAGAGTAACAATCTATCCACCGGCAACAGGAACTTTGTACAACATGATTCTTCCGGGCCGTTCCAGGTTTGTAAGCTTTGACACATGTGCTCGCCTAGTCAGATGGTAATTAATCACATCGTAGCCATCGGACCGCCGCCCAGCGCTGATATGCATGCCCGGCAAACCGACATGTGCCGGAAATGTGCGCCACAGGGTGCAACTCTTCTCACCGTTCACACTTGTTGTGCAGCGGTTTCGTGGATCCATGGCATTGGTTTCAGCGAGCCAGAAAGACGTCGATTAGGACGTGATTGTCGTGCGGGCTGCAGAGGCAACAAAGAGTGGCGCCCTGGTCCAGGTAACTGCTAATCGGGTGTTGTCCGTCGGGGGGTGACATAGGTATGGTGGTGGATACAGAGGTGGTCAACTGTAGCTGCAGCATCCCGGCGCAGTTGGCCCAATATGGAGGGCTGACGAAGCGGCATTGCCAAGGCCAAGGGGGAAAAAGGCTACAACGGCAGCTCGTCAGTGTGCAAAGGCGCAAGACTCGCAGGTGTGTCGACATGTCATGCAATGTCGTCCATGGAAACGGATCCTTCGTCCACAGCCACGGTTCGCCAGTCTCGTAGACGACGCCACATGCCGATGGCGGCAACGGCGGCGGGTTCCTTTGTGTGTGTGGCTATGGGAGTATGAAGGCGAAAGTGGTGTGTGGACGGATCAGGGCGCAGTCGACATGTTCTCGACCACTCGCACATGAGTGGTGCGTTGTGATGTGTAGGGACGGTACGAACCTACGTTCGTCGATCGGCGGGCGTTTGGCTGTCTTGCTTGCGTGCGTAGCGCATGTACCAACCCCACCTTTTCCCAACGGTTCCACTTTAACGAGCTGATGCGGGCTTCAGGAGGACGACAATTATCACTGTAGCCGCGCAGTGCGCAGCTGTCTCTAATATGCCTGCATGTGGCGACTAAATGACTCAATCGAGTGTGCTGGGACCGAAGTCGTGGTCTTGCGGACCAGCTGGAAGCTAAGCCCGGCCTGCCTATCATGTGCCGCAAACCTTTCGCTTTCGGACTCAGTCACAATTGAATTGACCTTGGGCTGTGCAGGGCCAGCATAACAAACATGTGCAAGATTTTTGTGCTGCCACTGCACTGCACTCTACATAGACTACAACCGAGCCTGCATTGGTCATGCAGATAAAGTTGCATCCTGCTGCCAGGCTCGATTTGTCGCTCTTGCTCTACTAATTGCAGGCTTCTGCAACTTGTCAGGAACCAAAGACTAGGCATACGCTCGGATGGGGAAAGCAGAGCCTCTTGCTAGCTGACTTTGGCCTCGCGACATTAAGGGATCGAATGGAAAGATCGAATCACAAAGGGGGTTGACGCCATCTTCCTGCAGGCCCTGTTCCACTGGTCTGGTTCGGGATTGCCAGGTGATGATGCAGCTTGTCTTACCAGGCACCTGCTGGTATCCGTCAGCGACGCACACCTGTGATATCTCTTCGGTACGAGGCCCCCGTCTTATAGGCTGACGAGTACTCGCCCACTTGGACCGGTAAACCAAAGTGCACTCAACGAAACGAGGAGGGGTCGTCTGCACAAGAGCCGCTTGGAGCGCGAACAGTGACCCGCCACATCCGGAAATATGTGTCCATGTCTGCGTAATTCATTGGATGCAAGAATTAACTTTACCTTTGCGGACATGCACTACTCGGTCGAATACTACAGTGTCTAAATTTGTCTAGGCCACGACGCTTCGCTCGACGCAGGGACCCAGCGGCCATGATCAAGAGCGGGGGGCCATGACTGACATGCCCTTGTCCCCCATCATCATGTGATGTATTGTCGACATCGAGATGGGCGGGCATCTGTTTTCTTGAGCCGAAAAAGGACGCCGTCACAGATAAGTCTAGGCTCGCCAATCGGGTTGCGAACCTTGGAATCGGCTGGGGATTCAAAGAATATCCCTGTACACTAGCACAGCCACTCACTTGTCTTACCGAGATCCAACGCTGCTTGCATGTAACCCACAATTCTTCAATCCACTTCAGCGGCGGAAGCAGGGGAAAGGCCTCCCCGAAGCTGAAGCTTGCTAGTGCTTTTTTCCCAAATGCCTCTTTTGAGCAGCACTGGTAAGATCGCTCGCAAGATCGTGCACGCGACTGCGGCGGCAGAGCTAGTAAAATGGACCCTCTGATGGGTCGTCATCACGCAACAAGTTGCCTGGTGCACATGTGGGTGGGCACCGCGTCTTTTGCCTTCACTGGATACCTGCGTCTCCGGCCCTCTGTCGTCAGTCGTGGTTTTCTTTTGTGCAACCTCTTGCTCTTTGTTACTTGTCCATTGGCGTAGTCGTACAGCTACCTCTTCCCGTTGCCGTTATCACCTTAATCCAAAATACTCCACAACCCGTCCGGACAAGACCTGTGACGCCACCCATCTACCTAATACAAAGTCCTGCTCTCCTTTCCTACTTTGCTTCAAGCATAAACTTCGACCTACTTGGCCTTTTCTTCCCTGCACTCAGCCTCCTATTTCCATCTTTATATCTTGCTTTCGTCTCGTGTACCTTACGTCTACCAAGCTTCTACGCCAATAAGAACCATGGACCGACCACAAGTATCGATACCACCTGTAAGTCCCCCGTTCCCCATACATCTTGCAAGCCTCACTTTCTAACACATATCCACTAGGCTGCAACTGTACTTGGTGTAAGTTTTTCGCTCCACCAAACTTGAGTCATGTTACTAACGTTCCTTGCGCAATAAGACCCTTGGAACTGGTGAGtaaaccttggtgttgatcATGAATCTATGCTAACTCGAGTAAAGTGTATGCCTTCCCCACATCCGCTTGCCAACAACAATATGCTAACATAGGTTTGCTGTCAGTTGTTGGTGTGTTCAGGTATGTTTATCCCCTCAAGCCATGGCATGACATTGGCTGACAGCAAAAAGATTATTCCACAGTAAGCCCCACCGCGCCTCCAGTGCAACACTGGCGCTAACACAACCAAGAATATGGCACAATTATCGCCGGAAGAGCACCGAAGGCTTGCCCGGAACCATGCTCATCCTATGGTCAATATGTGGGATTCACTGTCTCAGGTTGAGGATCTTGGCTGATTGTCTCAGGTGGTGTACCTTTTGGTGTATACGCAATAGTTCAGGTAAATCACGATACTTTTGTGTGCTTGGACCAGCGACTAAAACGTATCAGAACTTCAACTTCGCCCTCAAGTTCCAGCCACAAGCCTTCGCTAGTCTCACACTCATCGCATGGGGCCAGACGCTCTACTACCAGAAGTCAGTATGGCATCCGAAGCTGTCGTCACATACTGACGACTTGTAGCAAATGGAGAGCGTGGACTGCAACCGTTGCAACGATTGCTCTTGCAGGGAGCTTCGGTATAATGGAGTTGATACTCATTCTCACCTTACGAGGACCGTACGAGAGAGGTGTCGAATGGCCCATGATGCTCATGGCGATCCTAGCATCCGTCATCCAAGTCATCGGTCTCATCCCTCCCTACTTCGAGCTCGCCAAGCGCAATGGCAGAGTCATCGGAATCGGTATGTAGACCGAGTACAACCCCAACCAAGCGTAGTACTGACCTGGACAAGACTTTTGGTTCCTCACCATCGATTATGCCGGCGCCTTCTTCTCGCTCATGGCCATTGGTAAGCTATGACCACACTCAGCTCCCCAAGACCTAAGCTAACGGCAGCGACAGTTGCACAGCAATGGTTCGATGCCCTCGGTGCCAGCCTGTATATCGCATGGTATGTTCCTCATACCACGTCCTCCCATGCCCTCAGCCCGGCTAACGACCTTGTAGCATGGCCCTCGAGACCGGAATCTTCGCCTCGCAAGCTGTTTGGCTCTGGCGTGTCCGCCACATCCGCCGTGCAGCAAAGAAGGTCGGAAAGACGTACGACGAATACGTTGCCGAGAGCACCAAGAAGATCCCCCGCTCCGACTCCGCAGAGACCATGGTCGATGTTGAAGCAGCCCGCGAAAAGGACACGGCCGATGCACGTAGCGAGAAGACCGTGGTTGCCACACAGGATTCCACCACTGGCTCGAATGCCGAATTGGATGACGACTCGACATCCATGACTGTCAAGCAGGCGCTGGACGCACTACAAGCACCGCCTGCAGCTACCCTCAAAGCCAGCGGGTCTGGCTGAGCCACGATCAGTAATCGAGATCACTTGTTTTCCTTTCCTTTCTTTTTTCCATCTCGGGGTAGTTCCAAAAGCTTGGCCTAGCCAACAAGCCCAGGTCTTGTTTTCGCTTCCTTGGTCCGCAAGCGCTTGTCGATGACATGAAAAAAAAATGTACGAACGACGAGCGATTCCTGTTTTCCtttctttttctttctttATTCTACAATGGCTTTCTCTGAACACGAGGTCTGGGTCTGGGTTTGGCTCTGGGTTTCCGGTGTTCTGGGCAGAAAAACAAACAAGAGAAAAGTATTCTGTCTAAAAGCATACGATTGGATGGGGGAGTTAGTCCGGGCGTTTTTCATCCGTGTGCCGCAATGGTATATGCAGGTTTGGGTCTCATTGGGCTGCCGTGGGGTTGGGCGTTACATGGAATTGTATGAGTACGCTTTTAGTCATCAGGCACCGGTATCAGGGATCAGAGAATGGAAAGTAGCAAAAGCAAAAACTACATTTTACACCATTGGTAGGGCCACAACTGTCCGGGAGCCGTGAATCCCGGGTCTTGGTGTATGCCGGTTATGGTTGCTGTGCGTGGGTGTGTCTCGATCTCGATGTCGGCGTGCGCGAAGATGGCCCTTGTGCATGCCTCGACGACGCGACATCACGCAGCATTCATGTCGGTATATCAAGCCGATCTAGCTTGCAATTGCCGATTCGAAAGTGTGTTTGAATTAGAGATATATGCGCTGGCATTGGTCCTCGTTCTTTCCCGTCTTTCTAGTGGCCTTTTCCTTTACTCGTGGTGGGCACAAGCCACTCCTCTTATCTCTTGGTGCTTCACAGTCTGGGGCGGTTTTTAGACAGTGCTGATAGATTAGAAAAGTGATGGTACCGGGTAATAGCTTTTGTTGGTTATTCGATCGAAATCTCAGTTTCCAGGTTTAAGATTAGCGAGTACACACTGCATTCGTGCATGTGATATCACCAACGGATGTTGATCTTATCACATACAAGAATGCAGTGTGTAACCGCTATCCTCTGTTCTACAAGTCATGGTGCCTGCGATGCGGATGCAGATATCCGCGGAGATGTAAACCTCTCCCTATCCTCCTAGAATCTCCACGCATACCGGACTATACCAGGACAGTGGGCTACTTTGGCTCCCTCGGGTATGGTACCTCAAAAAGACAATAAGCGAAATGAGAGAATGTAAAAGATTTGATGACTAGCTGTGCGAGACAGTTTGAGATGACCACTAAAACGGCAGCATAGGAAAAAATAGTGCGCATCCTCGCTGAAGATTACTCGGATAGCTGATCTGGGGGAAGGAAGGCCGAACTGCGCCACATCAGTCTGTTAGCTTTTCTGTCAGTCCGATGATACTCCATGAAAATTTTCGTGTAAGCGAACAAGGAACGTAGGAAGGTGCTCCAGCGATAGGCACGAGCCAAAGATCCTGTACTCGGTGACGTCATGGATGTAGTTGAGCAGAAGGTTCCGTCGCGTACTCCGATCTGGAGAAGTGCGTAATTAGAACGTTTCCTGCACGTCAGGATACCCTGGAGATGGTGTGAAGGGTCCGCAGCATCGAGGTGGTGAAGGTGGGGCTGCGTCTTTGGTGATTAGCAGCACAGGAAGAACCGACAGAGTGACGTAATGCCAACGAAACCATGTCCGACACCGCGCAGTCAGTGAGACATTCATACCACCTGCCAGTCCACTACAGTGCATTTCCCAAAATCTAGAGCTACGAAGCCCCTGGCGACGCGGAGGAACCATGGTTAGTCAGGTCATATGTTGAAGATGGCGATCAGCAGCATACTTGCTAATATTCAAGTTGCACTTTCCGTCGGGTTTCGCTCACATAGGTATGAAATCGTTATTCGTCAAGGTATATACTTGAAATCTCACT from Pyrenophora tritici-repentis strain M4 chromosome 1, whole genome shotgun sequence encodes the following:
- a CDS encoding putative pq loop repeat protein gives rise to the protein MDRPQVSIPPAATVLGTLGTVYAFPTSACQQQYANIGLLSVVGVFRLFHKYGTIIAGRAPKACPEPCSSYGGVPFGVYAIVQNFNFALKFQPQAFASLTLIAWGQTLYYQNKWRAWTATVATIALAGSFGIMELILILTLRGPYERGVEWPMMLMAILASVIQVIGLIPPYFELAKRNGRVIGIDFWFLTIDYAGAFFSLMAIVAQQWFDALGASLYIACMALETGIFASQAVWLWRVRHIRRAAKKVGKTYDEYVAESTKKIPRSDSAETMVDVEAAREKDTADARSEKTVVATQDSTTGSNAELDDDSTSMTVKQALDALQAPPAATLKASGSG